The following coding sequences lie in one Syngnathus scovelli strain Florida chromosome 1, RoL_Ssco_1.2, whole genome shotgun sequence genomic window:
- the elovl6 gene encoding very long chain fatty acid elongase 6 — MSVLALQEYEFERQFNEEEAIRWMQENWKKSFLFSALYAACILGGRHVMKQREKFELRKPLVLWSLTLAVFSIFGAVRTGSYMTYILMTKGLKQSVCDQSFYNGPVSKFWAYAFVLSKAPELGDTLFIVLRKQKLIFLHWYHHITVLLYSWYSYKDMVAGGGWFMTMNYLVHAVMYSYYALRAAGFKVSRNFAMFITLTQITQMLMGCVVNYLVYSWMQQGHECPSHMHNIVWSSLMYLSYFVLFVQFFWGAYMGKTKTATAIKKTE, encoded by the exons GAAGAAGTCTTTCCTTTTTTCCGCCCTTTACGCCGCCTGCATCCTCGGCGGCCGACATGTCATGAAGCAACGTGAGAAGTTTGAGCTGAGGAAGCCCCTGGTGCTCTGGTCCCTTACACTCGCCGTTTTCAG TATATTTGGCGCTGTCCGCACTGGAAGTTACATGACATACATCCTCATGACCAAAGGGCTCAAACAGTCAGTTTGCGACCAGAGCTTTTACAATGGGCCCGTCAGCAAATTCTGGGCCTACGCATTTGTGCTAAGCAAAGCACCAGAATTGG GTGACACACTGTTCATTGTGCTAAGGAAGCAGAAGCTGATCTTCTTGCACTGGTACCACCACATCACTGTGCTACTGTACTCTTGGTATTCGTACAAAGACATGGTAGCCGGCGGGGGCTGGTTCATGACCATGAACTACCTAGTGCACGCCGTCATGTACTCTTACTATGCACTGCGGGCGGCCGGCTTCAAGGTGTCGCGCAACTTTGCCATGTTCATCACGCTGACGCAGATCACTCAGATGCTGATGGGCTGCGTGGTCAACTACTTGGTGTACTCCTGGATGCAGCAGGGCCACGAGTGCCCATCGCACATGCATAACATCGTGTGGTCATCGCTCATGTACCTCAGCTACTTTGTGCTCTTTGTGCAGTTCTTCTGGGGGGCTTACATGGGAAAGACCAAAACAGCCACTGCTATAAAAAAGACTGAGTAG